CAAAAGTGACCCAGGGTATGTTGAGGTCTTGTACTAAGGCCCAGCTGGAGGAGATTACTGGGAGCATGTCTATAGGCTTGGTGCTGTCCCTGCCAGTACCTTGAAGCAGGAAGGGGCAAGATGGAAGAACTGCTCCCTCCTATAGTGTTTCCCTGAGCAAGCAGTTGGCTGCTTCCTGTGGTGGTTGAGCAGAGCCCTGGTTGGGTGGTGGTGCAGATATGACCTTAGGGCCTCCTTATAGCTGGATGGCAGCTGGGAGAGGTAGAGCGAAGATACTACCCATTTCCTTacaatcccacccccacccccgcccacacATACTCCTACTCCATCTTTGGCTTTTGCTTTCTGTGTCTCCTCTCCCCCAGTGATGGTCCTTCCTGGAGACAAGTTGAATTTTAGAGCTGTTGTCTCCATGGAAAATTTTCCTGCCCAGGAAAATCACTTTCCTGGACTAGGATCTGCCATCCTTTACCAAAGAGGTGAAGTGGAGCCTCTAGCCTCTAGCCAAATCCTAGGCTCTGTATCTGTGATCTTTCCTTGTCCCAGGGGCTCTGATTAGGCATTTACATaacaattaaaaagtaataaggaAAAAATGCTGAGTTCTCCAGGGCACTCAAGGGTGGGAGGACTGAACATTAACCTCCCTGCAGGCCCAGAGCCAGAAGCACTGTGCAGTCAGTCAGCTggagcatctgctgctgctggtccTTTTGAACTTCACAgtgggacagggaagctggcTCCCATAGGGGTAGCTGGTAGCTGCTTTGCGAGCCCACCACCCTGAGGCTAGCCCTGTGACtgagggagccaggcaggcttGCACAGCTGTTCTCCAGCTTCCATCTGGGTCCTTTCCACCAGGATGAACCTAAGATCAGAGTGCCACACACCCTTCTCTCCAAGAAGTCTCTCTAcacttcctcccctccttcctctggcCACTAGGTGGCACACgcttccccctccacccccaactcccAAGGGGCAGCCCCAAGGGTCCTATCTCACCTGCATCCCCTGGGCCTCTCGGCATGTTTCCACTGCCTGGACCTTGGTGGGGCGGTCCCATGGTGCTAAAGGGAGAGGTGTACTCCTAGGGACCATGAAGGATGCCTCAGAGTGAAGCTCAGGGTAGGGTCAGTGAGCAAGGGAGCAGAACCCAAACCTTTTTTGTCCCCATGTCCTTTCCCCCATCTTGTTTGTTCTCTTCCTCCACCAGTCCAAAGCACAAAGCCCAGACCCTCAGCATTTCGGAAATGCACTCAGGTATAAATTCCACTGTTTTCTGGCCACACGCTCATTCTTTCACAATTGGGCGGCCAGCTCTGATGATGCTTGTGGGAAAGTCAGAGAATACCTGTCCTCACCTCTCCATCTCTGTCTGATGTTCAGGGTTGGGGTTGGAACTGGGGAGGCTGCAGGTCCAaagatttcttttgctttttgtacCCAGCATCCCATGTGGTGCCCCGTACTGGGGAAGAGGGCTGACAGTACAGTAGTCCCCACCCACAGAAGTTAGCTCTGGGCTTCCCCTTGGGAGCTAGGGAGAGTGTGGGCCTCTAACTGCTTGGACAGTAGTCCCCACCCACAGAAGTTAGCTCTGGGCTTCCCCTTGGGAGCTAGGGAGAGTGTGGGCCTCCAACTGCTTGGAGAGCTGGGAAGACCAGTGTTTTCACCAGCAGTTCCCAGTACAGGGTCCTGTTGCCAAAGTGTCTGGGGAGTAAGCGGGCCAGGATGTTGTTAACCTTTTTGACATTACTTCCTTGGCCCAGAGGGAACCCAGACTGGAAGATCAGTGTCCATAGAGTAGACCCAGAGGCCCCGTCCATACTGAGCAGAGAGTGGATGCCTTTTTGTGGTGATTGGGGTGGGAGGCCCTGAAAGTAAGGGGTTAGTGGGTAGGCATGTTTACATATTGGTTGGGGCTCCAGAAGAATTGATGAGAGCAGGGGATGTGGCAGCGCTGGGGCCTTATGGGTACAGCCGCTTAGCAGGATGGTCATGATAAACACCAGCATGGAACTCCGTCCGCAGAGCCACCAGACATTGGGTTCAGCCTGGTGCTGGCATGCACAAACCCATCTCACCTCCCCAGACTGTAATTCTACTCCAGAAGTGGGGGTAGGAATGACCTGCTGGGACTAGGATCAGCTTCACATGCATGGGAAACTGAGGGGCAGGCAGCTCCCTTTTTGCTGCTGCATCCATTTCCTATGGCAGAGATTTGTGAGGAGGACAGAGCAGCTATACCTGTCTTCCTTCAGCCCAGGAAAGGAGTGTAAGGGAGTTTACAGAGGACAGACTCAGGGAGGAGAAAGAGCTTGTGGCAGGGTTAGACACCCTTAGAAACTCAATCAGGGGAGGGAGGGCTCAAACGTCTGAAGTCAGATTCCTGGCACCCAGCCTCTAGAACTCAGCAGAAAAGGAACCTCAGGGTTCATATACCAACTGTACACAGCATTCTTCCCAAGTGGCTTGCTCTAGGTGACCCTGCAGATGAAGAGGCTGGACTTCTGGCCTCTGCTGAGGGGCCAAGGGTGCATCTGCCCCAACTCTGTGACTTGGGACAGCAAGTGGTACTCACCAGTGGCTACAACTATGGCTAGGAGactgttctccatggtgaccTCTGCACAGGGAGCAGCTTGGCAGAGGGGTGCCAAGAAAGGGCACTTTCTTAAACAGTCTTAAGGATAGCCACAAGACAGGCTTCCCCTGCACACACCTACAACCCACCATCCCCACAGGGCCAACCCCCAACCCAGGACCCCTGATCCAGAGGAGCAGCTTCATTCAAAGCCAGGGTATCTGTGAGCAACCTTCCAGGTtctcagcttctgcccctgatctGTACCATGCCAGGACCTAGGGTCCCATAGATGATACTCCACTCTGCAGGCCTGGCAGCCACGAGCGTCCCTCACCAACCTGCAGAGGGGGTTGGCAGCGACAGGCTAGGCTTCTGCTAACCCCAGAAGACAGCCAAGGCAGCTCCACTCACCCAGATATATGCACCTCTCAGTCAGGATCCCCTCCCAGCCCTACTCTGCCCCGCCCCCTGCTTCCCAATGGCCCAGCTAACAGGGCTGCAGATGCCAATTGGCTGTCCTTTGGTCTTTGCTCCCATCTCTAATGGAATAGAAGTGTCCATGGTTGTCCTGGAAACCAGGCACAAAACAGGAAAGACTTTCCAGTTTCTATCCCTCCCTCCAAAGGGATTCTTGTGCAGCTCTGGGGGCCCTGCCACCTTCCCCCACCGCACTTCCACCTGGTTGTTACCCTAATTTTGACCCCAGGGGTCCAATCAGGGGAATATTTCAAAGCCTTGTAAAGCTCAAGCCTTGGGGCTGAGCTATCCCTACAGAAGGAAGAGAGTGGAGAACACTTTAGCCAGTTTAGTCAGCGAAGCTGCACTCAAACTTGCCTCAGTGACCTGGACAGGGGAGAGGATTAGGGAGGCCCTCTGAAGCTGTCAGGAGTCGTGAAGCCTACTCCTGGTCCCGCATTGCTTCTAACTCAAGGGCCAAGACAAACCAGCCAGATCACCGGAGGTGAGGGGACTTCTGGTTCTGCCAGCTTGCAAATTAGAATTGCCAGGGGGAGCTCTGAACCCATACCAGTGTTGAGCTGCCACCTCAGACTGGCTAACTCAGAACCCTCAGTTTGGATCGCTATCCACTGAGCTAAGCTCAAAATGTTCACAGTGGGTGACTGAGTAACCAGGACTTGGTGTAACTGGACAGGAGTGGCAGGGGCTGAAACAGGACACGTCCCACCTAAGTTCCAAAAAAATAAGACTCTTTAAACAGTTGTGCTAGTCCAACGACAGCATAGCCACAGCCTGGCCTGTGCACCTTTAGCAGAGTCTAAATGCTGCCTGTACCTGATACTCTACACCTAGTTATTACACGGTTTTTAAGAGCTAAAGGTTGATGTATAACAAAGCCTTTTAGAGAACCAAATGAGAGCTTCAGATGTTCACTAGAATAGGAGCCAGAAAAAAGCAATCATCTCAGCCCTTGAACCCAAACACTATTTCCTTTCAGTTCTTGCTGTTACCTTCTTCCTCTTTACCTGCCTTAGCAGCGTAGGAGAATGTAGTGACAGAGTGTCATGGagtcctcctgcctcctcctgaaGCCTGCAGCCACCACCTAATAGCTTTGACTTTGGGTTCATTTAGCTTTCCTGGCCTGCTAAACATTGCCTGCATCAGacagttgtgaggattaagtgacatACTCCACGCAAGGTCAGTGCAGCGGCTGAACAGACGGAAAATCCCACCACTGCCATTGGTGGGCAGTGGTGCCCTCTCCTGGCAGCTTGAAAAACTTGACATATGGCGGCCTGGGTTCAAACAGCCCTTTGTTTCCCAAGCTGAGCTGACTGGGCCAGCATGGCTGGATAGGGTGATTTTAAAGATTCTGAGAAAACTTCACCCTCCTCCCCACATTAAGTAAGCTGTGAAGGACTGGTACTGAGCCATGGCTAACAATGGCAGGAATGTAGGAAGGGAGAAAGGGCTTGAGAAAAGGAGGGAGGCTGGACCAACCTTTCCAGTATGGCCCTCCTAGGTCCTAAGGCAGCACCTAGGAATCCATGCCACTGCTGCGCCTGCTTCTAAAGGGGGCAGTGGTAGCCACCGGGTCCTGGCTGGAACTGGCTGCCTCTGTTCTTGAGGTTGCCCCATACAAAACTCTGAGCTGGGCAGGAAACAGAGCAAAGGCTTCTGGGATGGGCCCTGGTGACGAGTCAGCCTCTGCCTCGGCCTGGCAGCAAGGGAGGAAGTGCTGGGTCAGGACCCTGAAGAACTGAACTGGCTCACCTGGTGGCCCACTGGGTGGCAATGAGGAAGTCTCTgagcctctctgggcctgtttaCCCCTCATAAAGGAGGGATCTGGATTATGGGTTCTTGTGTCCCTTCTGGCTCTTGGATGGGACTTTAAACTGTTCTCACTCTGGGGCAACTAGACCCTCCACCTTCTGCCAAAGTGCCAGCCAAAACTTTTAGAAGATGGCCCAACAGTGCTGGCTCTCTGACACCCAGGAGGAAAAACACAAGAGGCTCTGCTGAGAGAGATAGAGATATATTTCTTCTGTTGCATATTTCAGGCTTCACACTGCGCTTCAGGCACAATGCTGCTCCAGGTTCTTCTGAGAGCCCTGGAGGAGTCTTCTTCCCATGTCGCTCCTGAGGGCTCACCACTCCAGGGCAGAAGCCCAGGCCCTGCTTGCAGTTCTGGGTACCTGGGAGACTGCAGTggtctcagcaggccctggtgcCCTGTGTTTCCCATTAAGGGGCAGGGTATGCTGGAAAGCCCTAGGGCCAGCCCCGCCCCCTCTTCTATGGTCCCCTGGCTACAAGAGAGGCTGACCCATTACAGTCCAGCTCTGCAGTGCTTCCCTGATCACCTGTTCTCTAGCTCTCAGAGCCTGCCACAGCACTTGCAGCCCCGCAGAGCCTCAGCCGTGAGCACCACAGGCCAAAGCTGGGGGGTGAGGCCCTAGAGAGTGAGGCAGGCCCAGCCTCCTCcagagcagcagcagatgggCTTGTCTGGCCTCTGCTCCCCAGAGCCTTGGCCCACTTCCTGGGGCTGCTCTGGGCCCTATTGCACATCTTTGTTTCCAGTTCATCCCCCACCacccatttttcttaaaaaaaaaaaaattagaggagaATGTGAGGAGGCTGGAGCCCTTCTCCCCATGTTCCTGCTAACATCTGGTCCCCAGCAGAGCCATTTCAGTGGTAAATACTATGCCCACCTTCCCTGCCGTCTGTGGGTTCTGGATGGCTGACGTGGGTGTACAGCCTGGGCCCCTGGTTCTTGCCTGTGAGGGAGACAGCCCTCCGTCATCTGTAAGGTGCAATTTCCCAGGTCTTCCGTAGGCACTGGCTGGGACCCTGCTACCTGAGTCGCCCATCCGCTTTGACAGGCCCCAGCTCAGATTTGGGGTCCGGGGACAGAGAGCTCCAGCTGGTCAGTCTGCAGAGCTCCAGGGAGGGACAGGCGGAGGGGCCCACGGCACACACTCCGGCCACAGACCAGAAGCTGCTTAGTTCCCCATCTGTCCAGGCCTCCAGCGCCGGGCCCGTGAGCTCTGCATGTAGTCGGGCAGCCTCCTCCGCGGGCTCTGGCTGAGGCAGGTTCAGGATGCCACTCAAGCCCTGGAAACTCTGTTCCATATACTCGTTGTGGGGTGGTCCAGCGTGCAGCCAGCTGGCATCATCTGGGGGTGCAGAGCAGGAGTAAGCATGCCCCACCCAAATGATCTCATGAAGGCCAGACCCTGGGAATCAGGTCTGGGCACCCTAGTCCTGTCCCAACTCTACCACTGAGTCTCATCTTGCTGAGTGACTTTAGGCTAATCCACAGAACTTTCCGTGCTTGTAAAACTTAGTTTTATAAAATCAAGACAGTAATCCCTTAATTCCTAacttgagaattaaataaaacagtGGGCTCCAGGTACTTTAGGAAGTAGGGTTACTTTCTGATAATGGTCTGGTGTGTGTCACCTATGGCCCTTTCCAGCCCCCTCCGGTGGTCTCCAGAGCCCTCAGAAGCCTGGTACTCAGGCCTTCAGGCTGCGGGCCCTGCTTACGCTGCCGGccttccttcccacctcctttGGCATCCGGCTCCCCTCCACCCTCTGTTCTCCTCATGCACCAGACACCTGCTAACTTTGTTCCCTCAGTTTAGGATATCCTTTACTGTCTATAAAAACCAGCTCCTCCAAGACTCAGCTCCAGTAGCACTTGCTATCAAGCTTGCCTCCACCACCCCACCCTTCGTCTCCTCCATCAGACTGTGAGTCCTAGGAGAGCAGGGGTGCCTGTTCTGATCTGCCACAGCCACTGCCCCACCCTGGACCCCGTCCTCTTCCTGGTTACCTCTGCTCTGACCCACCTTCTCAGTGATGGGACATGGCTGGAGGAAGAAAACATCTACCTgcttactgaacacctactgtaTACCAGCCACTTTTACCCAGACATTCACCCGATGGCCTCCAGAAGGCAGTCACATGTATTGGGCCCCCTGCAGGAACCTACGGCCTACGCCTAGTTTAGAGTCTGTCTCCTAGCCTCAGCTATGTGACCTTCTCCACCTGGCTACCAGTGGACTGGGAAGATGACCAACATCAGATCTGCTGTCCTAAGAATGTGGAACTTGTGGACTGAGGGGCCCTGGTCAGTCTCCATTGCACTGAGAGGCCACGTATTGAGAAGCCTGAGGCTGACACAGACAGAGAGCACAGGATGAGGGACAGGGTGGccccagagagacagaaagcacGTCTGAGTCCCAGTGGGACCTGAGtcatttcctgagttctgtggggGAGAGCCCCACATTTTTCCAATAATTTCCCCCTTTCCCCTGGAGCAATCTGAGTGGATCTATGTTCCACGCACCCAGGAGGTCTCTAAGAATTGTATTTCTCTTACTTTACATGTAATAAGACAGGTTCAGGAAGGCCAAGTAATTTGCCAAGAATAAAAGCCCAATTAAAGTGTCAGAGCTGGGTTCTAAAGCCGGGTCTGCCTGCCTGGGAAGCGTGATACTGGAGTGCAGGGCTCTGGGATGGTCAAAGCCACAATCTGCCACCTTCCCCTACTCTGATGGTTAGCTTCTTGGGATCACCTGTCTGTAAATCCTATCCTGCCTGACTCCTGGGTATCATTTGGGAAAACTTACCTTTCCTGAGAGGTAGTTTGTGGTTGAAGGTCAAGGGCAGCACGAGGAAGCGGGTCTCACCCAGGGGTTCCCAGAACTGAAGCAGTCGAACAGTCCAGGCCCCTGGCCGCAGGGGCCGGCTCAGTGGGGGTTTGTACTGCGTGACCTCCGTTTCCGCGTCTACCACGATGTCGTAAGATGTGGCCACCACATAGGTGGGGTCGATCCACACCACGGTGACTGTGAGGTTGGGGCCCCGGGCCCAGCGCTGCATGGCCACAGGCTCGTCCAGCGGCCCCAGCAACCCCCCAAAGTTCCGGAAGAGACGCTCTTTGGGGTCCCACTCGGTGCCGAcctggagggaaggaggcagctgGGCAGGAGGCGAAGGAAAGTCCTCCTCTCTACCTGCTGCCCCCTCTAACTCCTGTGGGACATCACTGTGTCTTTCTGGTCCTCCGTCTCCCCCTCTGCAAAATGATGGGCTCAGACTGGGATTTTTAACATCTCTATAAGCTCTGAGATTCATTCTAGGCTCCTGTTCTGACCTGCTCTGAAGTGTTGGGGGCAGTAAGGCAGAAATGAAATTCGAAGTCCTGCCCAGAGACCATCCCCACATGGAGCAAAGGCCTCCAAGAAAGAGACCAAGGAGACACTCAAAAGCCTAATCTTCTGGCCCGACTGGAATGTCCAGCTCCTTACAGAAGAAAATCCCTGAGTGTAGAATACAGGCTTGCGTTGTAGTGGAACCACGGTCCCCTCCCCGCTGACTGCATGTCCTCTGTGCATCCCAAGGCTGCCATCACTGGGAAAGAAGACCCAGGAATCCAGTCCTGAAAGGCAACCCAATCCTCAGCCCTCCCGTAGtgtctgtccctctctccccactaCCCTGAGTCTTGCTGGGGATCAGGAGAAAGCAAGGGGAGGACCTGTCCCACCTCCAAACTCTGGAGCCGGCTGGCCTGGTCACTGTGCCCCAACAGCTTCAGCGACCCCTGGGGCATCAGCCACATCTCAAGCGTCTCTGCCGGCCCCTGGGCTGAGGACTGCACCGCCTGCGTCACCAAGTAGCCCTGGAAATGGTCGTCATAGAAATACAGGTGCACGCTGGACGGCAAGCCCCTGGGCTCAAACCTAAGAAGGTTCCAGCAGGGAGAAAGGGAGATGCCATCAGCACACCCGACTTGGCCTGGAGTCCCAGGAAGGGGGCTCTGGGGGAGTCCCATCCCCAGGTGCTTTCTTTGCCCAGATCTCACACCCACAGATCCTATGTGCCTGGCTTTTGCCATCTtcgttttatttgcattttttccctgCCTCAGCTGGGGGCTCCCTGGGAGAGGCTCTGTCTCTTTCTGATTGTCCTCCTTATAGGGCATTACATCCTGAGAGTCTGCACAATGTCAAAAGGAGGTCTCACCTGCAGAGTGGGTTGGCCAGGGGGGACGCAGCAGTGGTGATGTGGCGCAGGCTGAGGCGGGCAAAAGCGGTGTAAGCAGTGAGCGTGACGTCGCTGAGCCCACGGGGGCCATCAGCCACGTCATAGGTGCTCTCCCAGTAGGCCCTGAGGGCTGGGGTGCCGGGGGGGTAGCTGCCGTATAGGTGGAAGTCCAGGATTTCCAGTACCTCCTGGTTCACAGTAGACTCAAACTTGCGGGCGAAGAAGGTGGGTCTGGAGACTTGCTGGAGTGGGAGAGGCAAGGAGGGTGAAGGGGTCTGGAGGTCCCAGAGAGCACAGCAGGGGAGGCGCCTTTTCCCAGCAGTACCTAGAGATCAGCTGCCGAGGGTTTTTCCTGCTGCCAGTTTAGCCCCTGCCCCCGGGGGCTGCTCCCGGTGAGGGTCCCCCAGATCCTCTGGTTGGACCACCCAGGATTGTTTCTGACCCTAGAAAGCAGCCAGCGAAAAGCTGGGGTGAGGCTCTACCAAGGGCCAGAGGTTGGGGGTCATGGGGAAGCACCTGCAGCCGTAGGAAGTCCTGCGGCTTGAAGTCGTTGGGCGAGCAGCCGCACCAGTCCACGATGTGCTTGTACTGGCACTTGCAGCCCAGCTTGCGGTTCCAGTTGGTGACCCGCAGGTTGTTGTCCACGAGGCTCTCGCAGGCTGGGCTGTTCTCCAGCACCGTGTGAAAGAAGGACTgcaggggggcagggaggggtggagggtgagCCCTCCAGCCTAGAAGGACTGCGGGGGgtgggccggggtgggggggagcCGTCGAGGCCGGGGTGGAGGGTGAGCCGCCGAGCCCAGAAGGACTGGGCAGGGTAGGCCAGGGTGGAGGGTGAGCCGCCGAGCCCAGAAGGACTGCGGGGGGCAGGCGGGGTGAGGGTGAGCCGCCGAGCCCAGAAGGACTGGCGGGGGTAGGCCAGGGTGGAGGGTGAGCCGCCGAGCCCAGAAGGACTGCGGAGGGCAGGCGGGGTGAGGGTGAGCCATCGAGCCCAGAAGGACTGCGGGGGGTGGGCCAGGGTGGAGGGGTAGCCGTAGAGGCTGGGGTGGAGGGTGAACTGCCGAGCCCAGAAGGACTGGGGTGGGTAGGCCAGGGTGGAGGGTGAGCCGCCGAGCCCAGAAGGACTGGGGGGGGGTAGGCCAGGGTGGAGGGTGCGCCACCGAGCCCAGAAGGACTGGGGGGTCAGGGCGGGGTGGAGGGTGAGCCGCCGAGCCCAGAAGGACTGCGGGGGGCAGGCCGGGGTGGAGGGTGAGCCTCCGAGCCCAGAAGGACTGCGGGGGGCAGGCGGGGTGGAGGGTGAGCCCCTGAGCCCAGAAATACtgcggggaggcggggaggcgggggggggCGGGCCGGGGTGGAGGGTGAGCCATCCAGCCCAGAAGGACTGGGGGTGGCAGGCCGGGGTAGAGGGTGAGCCGTCGAGCCCACCACTCGCCCCCCACCTGGGTGCGGGCCCAGTCACCCACCTCGGCCGGGAGCAGCGTGTATGTGTAGAACTGACGCAACTGGGCCACAAGCGGGTCATCTGTGTACACCACATACTCCACAAAGCTGCGAGTTAGCACGAACCAGTCTGAGCCGCCATCCACCACAATGCCTGCTGGGATCTGCCGCTCGCCCAGACGCCACATGTGCGAATCACACTCGTGGAAGAGACGGTCCAGGCCCTGTTTCTTGATGAACCTGTGGGAGGCACACGGGCCTGTGGCTGAGGATCTTGCAGGGTGGAATCCAGGCTCTCATCTTTCCAGGAATCAGCACTGCACTCCTCAATCTGTGACTGGTTTGGAGGTTTTGCAACCCAGGGCTGAGGCCACCAAGCCCCCTGTGTGTAGGGCTTGTGGTGAGAACCCAGGACCAGGGcatcctccaccatccccttacCTGGAGTTGTCCCGGCCATGAGACTTGAGGAAATTCTTGTCCCGGTTCTTGGACAGGAAAGCTACGAGCTCCTCATTGGTCCTGGAGAGACAATGGCGTGCGGGTAGCGTGTGTGAGCGTGGCTCAGCCACCAGCCCAGAGCAGACAGGCCTCTCCAGCACTCTTTTCCTTCACTCTTTGGCCCCTTCTTTTCTTACTGAGAGCCATTCTGGCCAACTGACCTACTCCAAGCTGATGCTCTGGGGTGGTGAGTATCTGAGGTCCCTGAGAAAGACCACCTCATCCTTCTTTCCCCCTTCCTGTCTGACCCAAGATCCTGGTTCAGACTTGTGGCTGCTTCTCCTCCCCATCTGTTGTCCTTTGCAACCCTCATATCATCTTTCAACAACAACTCCTCTAAAACATTGTTGGGGCCAAGGAATCATGTTTGAGGTGTGCAGATCCCAGAATGAGGCTTTGGGGAGGGAAGAAGTCCATCGGGACCCTGGAACCCTGAGTCCTAGAGGAGGCCCACCTCCCATCTGCAGGGCTCAGAGCACCACCCCACACCTTGTCGGGTAGTCAGTGGCACTGAGGTTGATGAAGAAGTCCCAGGCCCAGCCGGGCACCTCCAGCAGGTCCTGCATGCTCCGCAGATACATCCTCAGCAGGCTGGCCCCGCCCCAGATGGTGACCATGCGCCAGGGCGTTACCCGCACGTTGTCATACTGCCGGGCCAGCTCCACTACCTCTCGGTGCAGGTAGTTGGAGCgctgtgggaggtggggtggcGGTGGTGGGAACTCAGCGGTGGAAGATGAACCCCCAGCATTACAACCTCCCCACCCGGCCCCACCCAGGGCGGAGGACAAGTGACATGAAACGGACAGAGCATGGGCTAGGGCTCCAGCTCCGGAGCAGCCGTGTCACCTGGTGCTGGCTGCTCCCCCATTCCCTGCTCTCCTATCTCTGGGCCACTGAGCAAGTCAGAGACACTGTCTGTCCATGACGATCTGGTCTCTGCCCTCCCCACTCAGATGCCCTGTCTCCCTGGCCATAGCAGGTACCTCGTCCACATGGACATAGAAGAAGTGCTGCTTGTGGTACACAGCCTTGAGGAGACGCTTCAGCTGGCGGATGGCACGGCCATGAACCACCAGCATGTAGGCGATTCGTACTGGGGGGCCATCTGCGGGCTGCTGGGCCCGGACCTCGTCCCACGGGATGCCAGGGCTCATCTTTCCTGAGAGTAGAAAACAGGGGCATCAGTAAGGTCCCGCCCCAGGTCACAGGGTGGAGACAAGATGGGAAGAGGGAGCCGCCTGCTGTCCAAAGGAGGAACCCCGGACGTAGAGCCCGATGCTCCGGGCCCCAGGTCCACCTCAGCCACTTAGTGCACTCATCCCCAACTTGGGCAGCGAGGCGTGCCCTTCCAGGCTTTCATCGCTGAGAAACGGGGGCGGGGATCCCTGCCGAACACCCTCCTGGGCCCCCACCTCTCTGCCTGTGCTTGTCTCTTACCAGCCCGCTGGCAGTGCCGGGGCACAGCCTTGGGCATGAGGCTCCCGGCCTGGTGCAGGCACACCACATTAGCGATCTCCTGCTGGCACTGCTTGGAGCTGGCCCGGGCCAGTGCAGACAGAGCGTCCTTGCCAACGATCTCGCATTTGGGTGTGAAGCTGTTGTCTGTGGGCTGGGGGGCGCCCTCCACACTCCCCGTGTCTCCATGTGGGAAGCCAGCCGCCCCAACCAGCGCTTCCTCAGCCGCTGCCCCGCTCAGGTTCTGGCGGCCTGGGgcctctgggggtggggtggggggggtccgCCGGCCGGTTCTGTGCCGGCTAGTTACTGCCCGTACCACCTTGGCCACGGGCACACCGGGGCTCTCAGCGCGGCCCCGCCAGCGCCCATGCCTTCTGCCTGCGCTGCCCCGCCGCCCAGCTGAACTGTCTGTGTCCTTGGAGCCTTCGCTGGGGTCGAGTGGCCGTGGCTTCTTCTGCCTTCCTTTCTGTAAAAGATAGGCAAACACAAGTCACCAGGACAGTCagtctcctcctgctcctgctccttCAGCTTCTGGCTGGCTCAGGCCTAGAAGCCCCCGCCACCCTTTATCTAGAAAAGTACTGTTTGCCTGAGTACTCTGCACTTCTGCTGGGAGGTTTCCCTGACCAGCCGGCGGAGGAAATGTCGCCCTCCCCCAAGGCACCATCACATCCACATCCCCTCCATCACACAGATCACAGGGCACTGAGCCTCCTTTGGATTCAGATACCACTTTCTTTTTCCACAAATAGGAAGATGAATAAGAGAGACATGCAGAGACCCTACAGACAAGAGTGTCCATCCAGCACTCCCACCCAGGCTTCACTGGGACAAAATGATGCTCTTCAGAAGGAAAAAGCATTCTGCCATCTACAGTATTTCCACATGGGAGTGCTGCAGCTGCAACAGAGCAAAGGGGTCTTGCCTGGTGGAGAGGGCAGAGGTGATATCTGAGACCCCATTGCTGGTTGGGTTCTC
The DNA window shown above is from Bos javanicus breed banteng chromosome 19, ARS-OSU_banteng_1.0, whole genome shotgun sequence and carries:
- the XYLT2 gene encoding xylosyltransferase 2 — translated: MVASARVQKLVRRYKLAIATALAILLLQGLVVWSFSVLEDDEPGEKGRQKKPRPLDPSEGSKDTDSSAGRRGSAGRRHGRWRGRAESPGVPVAKVVRAVTSRHRTGRRTPPTPPPEAPGRQNLSGAAAEEALVGAAGFPHGDTGSVEGAPQPTDNSFTPKCEIVGKDALSALARASSKQCQQEIANVVCLHQAGSLMPKAVPRHCQRAGKMSPGIPWDEVRAQQPADGPPVRIAYMLVVHGRAIRQLKRLLKAVYHKQHFFYVHVDERSNYLHREVVELARQYDNVRVTPWRMVTIWGGASLLRMYLRSMQDLLEVPGWAWDFFINLSATDYPTRTNEELVAFLSKNRDKNFLKSHGRDNSRFIKKQGLDRLFHECDSHMWRLGERQIPAGIVVDGGSDWFVLTRSFVEYVVYTDDPLVAQLRQFYTYTLLPAESFFHTVLENSPACESLVDNNLRVTNWNRKLGCKCQYKHIVDWCGCSPNDFKPQDFLRLQQVSRPTFFARKFESTVNQEVLEILDFHLYGSYPPGTPALRAYWESTYDVADGPRGLSDVTLTAYTAFARLSLRHITTAASPLANPLCRFEPRGLPSSVHLYFYDDHFQGYLVTQAVQSSAQGPAETLEMWLMPQGSLKLLGHSDQASRLQSLEVGTEWDPKERLFRNFGGLLGPLDEPVAMQRWARGPNLTVTVVWIDPTYVVATSYDIVVDAETEVTQYKPPLSRPLRPGAWTVRLLQFWEPLGETRFLVLPLTFNHKLPLRKDDASWLHAGPPHNEYMEQSFQGLSGILNLPQPEPAEEAARLHAELTGPALEAWTDGELSSFWSVAGVCAVGPSACPSLELCRLTSWSSLSPDPKSELGPVKADGRLR